In Methanococcoides methylutens, the following proteins share a genomic window:
- the nrdD gene encoding anaerobic ribonucleoside-triphosphate reductase, producing the protein MSNSQTMSTEELFALPKNKFIDRCKEWCNEFNDGKPMKTDENNPCPVHIWVALNGEKCAHDTVANIAQCPVCDQPMCPDCMNHSVHQLSRVTGYISNVSGWNAAKKQELKDRVRSDIK; encoded by the coding sequence ATGTCAAATTCACAAACAATGTCAACAGAAGAGCTGTTTGCACTCCCAAAGAATAAATTTATTGACAGATGTAAAGAATGGTGCAATGAGTTCAATGATGGAAAACCTATGAAAACTGATGAAAATAATCCATGTCCAGTTCACATATGGGTTGCACTTAATGGGGAAAAATGTGCTCATGATACCGTTGCAAATATTGCACAGTGTCCTGTATGTGACCAGCCAATGTGTCCGGATTGCATGAATCATAGTGTCCACCAACTCTCAAGGGTAACTGGCTATATATCCAATGTTAGTGGATGGAATGCTGCAAAAAAACAGGAACTTAAAGACCGCGTTCGATCTGATATAAAATGA
- a CDS encoding universal stress protein, which yields MGDIAYRNILVPIDETQMSKRGVDHALHVAEKEGGNLIIVYLEKRRELESIFPKELSEKMLAVVKENIEANMEYAMNEAKKAGIPAEKIVLSSEDIGRDLIRIAEEKAVDLTVMGSESLRRDPLGSLTRWIIAADVGPVLVITSED from the coding sequence ATGGGGGATATAGCATACAGGAACATCCTTGTTCCAATAGACGAGACACAAATGTCAAAAAGGGGTGTCGATCATGCACTTCATGTTGCAGAAAAAGAAGGCGGCAATCTCATAATCGTCTATCTGGAAAAAAGAAGGGAACTTGAATCCATCTTTCCAAAAGAGCTCTCTGAGAAGATGCTGGCAGTTGTCAAAGAGAACATCGAAGCTAACATGGAATATGCAATGAACGAAGCTAAAAAAGCAGGGATCCCAGCTGAAAAGATCGTTCTCAGCAGCGAGGATATCGGTAGAGATCTTATAAGAATAGCAGAAGAGAAAGCTGTGGACCTTACTGTCATGGGATCCGAGTCCCTGAGGAGAGATCCGCTTGGCAGTCTCACACGCTGGATAATTGCAGCAGATGTCGGACCCGTACTTGTTATTACCAGCGAGGATTAA
- a CDS encoding VIT1/CCC1 transporter family protein — MKFNKEQGRYIILGSIDGLLAVLGVVIGTSHVVDDPSIIINAALGGAVALAMTNGIGSYLAESAVEYGNLAELEKPLLRSLESTDLEARTKKKIWNDSIAHGGSSFMGSLVPISPFYFFDEMALEIAVVLSISVLAILGIYSGKIAKQSVIKHAVRMIGLGVLIVAAVTVLGLE; from the coding sequence ATGAAGTTTAATAAAGAACAGGGAAGATACATCATTCTGGGCAGCATCGACGGTCTTCTAGCTGTGCTTGGTGTGGTAATCGGAACGTCACATGTTGTTGACGATCCGTCAATTATCATAAATGCAGCCCTTGGAGGTGCAGTCGCTCTTGCCATGACAAATGGTATTGGATCCTATCTTGCAGAGAGTGCCGTAGAATACGGAAACCTGGCTGAACTCGAGAAACCATTGCTAAGGAGTCTGGAATCAACTGATCTGGAGGCCCGGACAAAGAAGAAGATATGGAACGATTCCATAGCTCATGGTGGTTCGAGCTTTATGGGATCCCTTGTCCCGATCTCACCCTTCTATTTCTTTGACGAGATGGCTCTTGAGATAGCTGTCGTATTAAGCATCTCAGTTCTTGCCATACTGGGGATATATTCCGGGAAGATAGCAAAGCAAAGTGTCATAAAACATGCTGTGAGAATGATTGGGCTTGGAGTGTTGATCGTTGCTGCTGTTACAGTACTCGGGTTGGAATAA
- a CDS encoding class II SORL domain-containing protein, with protein sequence MTEQVINHLKDPENMTETEMKHVPVIEAEDVMTAEGSFEVTVRLGEVPHVMQDDHYIEWIELYLGDTKIGRVELSPSDEKAEATFTVEPTEEIVGIRAYEICHIRGVNVCGDCGTKAVIMKLKALASCNVHGLWQSVRQVEIMSKKVKEGKSCAWHAK encoded by the coding sequence ATGACCGAACAAGTAATTAACCACCTGAAAGATCCGGAGAATATGACAGAAACCGAGATGAAGCACGTTCCTGTCATCGAAGCTGAAGATGTGATGACAGCAGAAGGTTCATTTGAGGTTACTGTAAGACTCGGAGAAGTCCCACATGTGATGCAGGATGACCACTATATCGAGTGGATTGAACTGTATCTGGGAGATACGAAGATCGGAAGAGTGGAGCTTTCACCTTCCGATGAGAAAGCAGAAGCAACATTTACTGTAGAACCTACAGAAGAAATTGTTGGAATACGTGCATATGAGATCTGTCACATTCGTGGTGTGAACGTTTGTGGAGACTGTGGTACAAAAGCTGTGATCATGAAGCTTAAAGCATTAGCAAGCTGTAATGTCCATGGCCTTTGGCAATCTGTCAGGCAAGTTGAGATCATGTCAAAGAAGGTTAAGGAAGGAAAATCCTGCGCTTGGCATGCAAAGTAA
- a CDS encoding calcium/sodium antiporter, translated as MVISTLLLFLLGLILITKGADWFIESAVSISTKSGLPKIIIGATIVSFATTAPEFTVSAIAAYIGHTDLTIGNAVGSAICNIGLALGLVITIKAIPLEDGGFLHKGAIMLISGLTLIALTLDGVLTSIDGLILLAIFVGFLYYNYRLQSAIFDGSENKREKLSLKEMKSDIFYFILGSACVVIGSRLLVDSGTEIAYWLGIPEMIIGLTLVALGTSLPELITAISATLKGHQDLSIGNILGANTMDIAMILGFSSQIRTLPILPQSINYDFPVMILIMLMLVIFGITRKRLDRWEGGVILITYVAYIAGLFIFYN; from the coding sequence ATGGTGATCTCGACTTTATTGCTTTTCCTGTTAGGCCTTATTCTGATTACTAAGGGGGCGGATTGGTTCATCGAATCCGCAGTATCCATTTCAACAAAAAGCGGGCTTCCAAAGATCATTATAGGGGCCACAATTGTAAGCTTTGCCACAACTGCTCCCGAGTTCACAGTTTCTGCAATAGCTGCATATATTGGTCACACCGACCTCACCATAGGAAATGCAGTTGGCTCAGCTATCTGTAATATCGGTCTGGCACTGGGATTGGTCATAACGATAAAGGCAATACCCCTGGAAGATGGAGGATTCCTCCATAAAGGTGCCATCATGCTCATTTCTGGACTCACACTTATAGCTTTAACACTGGATGGAGTTCTAACATCAATTGATGGTCTGATATTGCTTGCTATTTTCGTAGGTTTCCTTTACTACAACTACCGCCTCCAGTCTGCAATATTCGATGGATCGGAAAATAAAAGGGAAAAGTTATCCCTGAAAGAAATGAAGTCTGATATATTCTATTTCATACTTGGCTCAGCCTGTGTGGTCATCGGCAGCCGACTACTCGTAGATTCCGGAACTGAGATCGCATACTGGCTGGGAATCCCTGAAATGATCATCGGACTCACACTTGTAGCCCTTGGAACATCATTACCAGAACTCATAACTGCTATATCTGCAACATTGAAGGGACATCAGGACCTCTCCATAGGCAACATCCTTGGAGCCAACACAATGGATATTGCCATGATACTGGGGTTCTCTTCACAGATCCGAACACTTCCTATTCTCCCTCAGTCAATTAACTATGACTTCCCGGTTATGATCCTTATCATGTTGATGCTTGTGATCTTTGGGATAACAAGAAAACGGCTCGACAGGTGGGAAGGCGGTGTGATCCTTATCACATATGTTGCCTACATTGCGGGTCTTTTCATATTCTACAATTGA
- a CDS encoding response regulator, which yields MKEKNILIVEDEMIVAMMIKLKLLDMGYKFAGHATSGEDAIRMVEEKKPDLIIIDIYLKGKMDGIEAATEILKSHFVPFIFLTGDPDKETRARASIANPAGYLQKPFMEEELEYVIESAFHKSKSPIFKQMAHDIAA from the coding sequence ATGAAAGAAAAGAATATCCTCATAGTTGAAGACGAGATGATCGTTGCCATGATGATCAAACTTAAGCTTCTGGATATGGGATACAAGTTTGCAGGACATGCTACATCCGGGGAAGATGCTATAAGGATGGTTGAAGAGAAAAAGCCAGATCTTATTATCATAGATATTTACCTGAAGGGGAAAATGGATGGCATTGAAGCTGCAACAGAAATATTGAAGTCACACTTTGTTCCATTTATATTTCTTACCGGTGATCCGGACAAAGAGACAAGAGCAAGAGCATCTATTGCAAATCCTGCGGGCTATCTTCAAAAGCCATTTATGGAAGAGGAATTGGAATATGTTATAGAATCTGCCTTCCATAAGTCTAAAAGTCCAATTTTCAAGCAAATGGCTCATGATATAGCCGCTTGA